A window of the Serratia sarumanii genome harbors these coding sequences:
- a CDS encoding aminodeoxychorismate synthase component II translates to MLLLIDNYDSFTYNLYQYFCELGAEVLVKRNDELQLADIERLAPQHLVISPGPCTPNEAGISLAAIRHFAGKLPILGVCLGHQALGQAFGAEVVRARAVMHGKTSAIRHLGVGVFRGLSDPLTVTRYHSLVLKADTLPDCFEVTAWSERDGVCDEIMGIRHRTLALEGVQFHPESVLSEQGHQLLDNFLQR, encoded by the coding sequence ATGCTGCTGCTGATCGATAACTACGACTCCTTTACCTATAACCTTTACCAGTACTTCTGCGAATTGGGCGCCGAGGTGCTGGTGAAGCGCAACGATGAGCTGCAGCTGGCCGATATCGAGCGGCTGGCGCCGCAGCATCTGGTGATTTCCCCTGGCCCCTGCACCCCGAACGAAGCGGGTATCTCGCTGGCCGCCATTCGTCATTTCGCCGGCAAACTGCCGATCCTCGGCGTGTGCCTGGGGCACCAGGCGCTGGGGCAGGCGTTCGGCGCCGAGGTGGTGCGCGCCCGCGCGGTGATGCACGGCAAAACCTCGGCGATTCGTCACCTGGGCGTCGGCGTGTTTCGCGGCCTGAGCGATCCGCTGACCGTGACCCGCTACCACTCGCTGGTGCTGAAGGCCGATACGCTGCCGGACTGTTTTGAAGTGACCGCCTGGAGCGAACGCGACGGCGTGTGCGACGAGATTATGGGCATCCGCCACCGCACTTTGGCGCTGGAAGGCGTGCAGTTCCATCCGGAAAGCGTGCTCAGCGAGCAGGGCCATCAGCTGCTGGATAATTTCCTCCAGCGTTAA
- a CDS encoding helicase HerA-like domain-containing protein, whose protein sequence is MSEPRIIAKAMKDGKPEQDLVILPALANRHGLITGATGTGKTVTLQKMAEQFSRIGVPVFLADVKGDLSGIGAEGVPSEKLQARLAAIGVSDWQPQACTIIPWDIYGEKGHPIRATISDLGPLLLGRLLDLNEVQSGVLQLVFKIADDNALLLLDMKDLRTMLQFVGDNAKQFQTQYGNISAASIGAIQRGLLTLEEQGADQFFGEPMLDINDLMKTDANGHGVINLLAADKLINQPKLYSVFLLWLLAELFEHLPEVGDPEQPKLVFFFDEAHLLFNDAPAALLTKIEQVVRLIRSKGVGIYFVTQNPLDIPDSVLGQLGNRVQHALRAFTPRDQKAVKTAAQTLRANPAFDAETAITELGVGEALVSFLDEKGRPNVVERAMVIAPESKMGMLGAEGLNSAINKSPLYGRYEDMIDSESAYEKLSSGGFATVGTPQQGQQPQAQQQQQQAGGGLMDGLSELLFGSTGPRGGKRDGIVQTAAKSMARDLGRQILRGVLGSITGGRKK, encoded by the coding sequence ATGAGTGAACCACGGATTATCGCCAAAGCGATGAAAGACGGAAAACCGGAGCAGGATCTGGTGATTTTGCCGGCGTTGGCCAACCGCCACGGGCTGATCACCGGGGCAACCGGCACCGGCAAGACGGTGACGCTGCAGAAAATGGCCGAACAGTTCTCGCGCATCGGCGTGCCGGTGTTCCTGGCGGACGTGAAGGGCGATCTGTCCGGCATCGGCGCCGAGGGCGTGCCTTCCGAGAAACTGCAGGCGCGCCTGGCGGCGATCGGCGTCAGCGACTGGCAGCCGCAGGCCTGCACCATTATCCCGTGGGATATTTACGGTGAAAAGGGGCACCCGATCCGCGCCACGATTTCCGATCTCGGGCCGCTGCTGCTGGGGCGCCTGTTGGATCTGAACGAGGTGCAAAGCGGCGTGCTGCAGCTGGTGTTCAAGATCGCCGATGACAACGCGCTGCTGTTGCTGGACATGAAGGATTTGCGCACCATGCTGCAGTTCGTCGGCGACAACGCCAAACAATTCCAGACTCAGTACGGCAATATCTCTGCCGCGTCGATCGGCGCTATTCAGCGCGGGTTGCTGACGCTGGAAGAGCAGGGCGCTGACCAGTTCTTCGGCGAGCCGATGCTCGACATCAACGATCTGATGAAAACCGACGCCAACGGCCACGGCGTGATCAACCTGCTGGCGGCGGACAAGCTGATCAATCAGCCGAAGCTGTATTCGGTGTTCCTGCTGTGGCTGCTGGCTGAGCTGTTCGAGCACCTGCCGGAAGTGGGCGACCCTGAACAGCCGAAGCTGGTGTTCTTCTTCGATGAGGCGCACCTGCTGTTCAACGACGCGCCGGCGGCGCTGCTGACCAAGATCGAACAGGTGGTGCGCCTGATCCGCTCCAAAGGCGTCGGCATTTACTTTGTCACCCAGAACCCGCTGGACATCCCGGACAGCGTGCTGGGCCAGCTGGGTAACCGCGTGCAGCATGCGCTGCGCGCCTTCACGCCGCGCGATCAGAAGGCGGTGAAGACGGCGGCGCAAACCCTGCGCGCCAATCCGGCCTTCGATGCCGAAACGGCGATCACCGAGCTGGGCGTGGGTGAAGCGCTGGTGTCATTCCTCGACGAGAAGGGCCGGCCGAACGTGGTGGAGCGGGCGATGGTGATCGCGCCGGAATCCAAAATGGGCATGCTCGGCGCGGAAGGGCTGAACAGTGCGATCAACAAGTCGCCGCTGTATGGCCGCTATGAGGATATGATCGACAGCGAGTCCGCCTACGAGAAGCTGTCGTCGGGCGGTTTTGCCACCGTCGGCACCCCGCAGCAGGGGCAGCAACCGCAGGCGCAACAGCAACAACAGCAGGCGGGCGGCGGCCTGATGGACGGCTTGAGCGAGCTGTTGTTCGGTTCCACCGGCCCGCGCGGCGGCAAGCGCGACGGCATTGTCCAGACCGCCGCCAAGAGCATGGCGCGCGATCTCGGCCGCCAGATCCTGCGCGGCGTGCTGGGCTCGATCACCGGCGGCCGTAAAAAGTAA
- a CDS encoding type II toxin-antitoxin system RelE/ParE family toxin has translation MKLTWTEPAIADRLAIYEWLELKNPAAAAENDAKIADAAARLVHHPASGKTGRIAVRASWSSPRPICWSMNGRLNASSYWPSCILAVGGRRHSHPRSPNCSFSAFK, from the coding sequence GTGAAACTGACATGGACGGAACCCGCCATCGCCGATCGTCTGGCGATTTATGAATGGTTGGAACTTAAAAATCCGGCCGCCGCCGCAGAAAATGATGCAAAAATCGCTGACGCGGCGGCACGCCTCGTGCATCATCCCGCCAGCGGGAAAACGGGGCGGATAGCGGTACGCGCGAGCTGGTCATCTCCCCGTCCTATTTGCTGGTCTATGAATGGGCGGCTCAACGCGTCATCGTATTGGCCATCGTGCATACTCGCCGTCGGTGGCCGCCGGCATAGTCACCCCCGCAGCCCCAACTGCTCCTTCAGCGCTTTCAAATAG
- the btsR gene encoding two-component system response regulator BtsR — MLNALIVDDEPSARDNLRHLLEAEAGIAIIGECANAIEAISQIHRLQPDVVFLDIQMPRISGLEMVGMLDPNRMPHIVFLTAYDEYAVQAFEEHAFDYLLKPAEPKRLSKTLQRLRQRSAPQDVAALEESAGYLKYIPCTGHSRIYLLRFDEVLAIRSKLSGVFVVRSDGMECFTELTLRTLESRTPLVRCHRQYLVNLEQVREIRFEEGGAAEMIMSAGDPVPVSRRYLKALKEQLGLRG; from the coding sequence ATGTTAAACGCACTGATTGTTGACGATGAACCTTCCGCGCGCGACAACCTGCGCCACCTGCTGGAAGCTGAAGCGGGGATCGCGATTATCGGCGAGTGCGCCAACGCCATTGAAGCCATCAGCCAGATCCACCGGCTGCAGCCGGACGTGGTGTTTCTCGATATCCAGATGCCGCGCATCAGCGGGCTGGAAATGGTCGGCATGCTGGATCCCAACCGCATGCCGCACATCGTGTTTCTGACCGCCTACGACGAATACGCGGTGCAGGCATTCGAGGAGCACGCCTTCGACTATCTGCTGAAGCCGGCGGAGCCGAAGCGGCTGAGCAAGACGCTGCAACGTCTGCGGCAGCGCAGTGCGCCGCAGGACGTGGCGGCGCTGGAAGAGAGCGCCGGTTACCTGAAATACATTCCCTGCACCGGCCACAGCCGCATCTATCTGCTGCGCTTCGACGAAGTGCTGGCGATCCGCTCCAAACTGAGCGGGGTCTTCGTGGTGCGCAGCGACGGCATGGAGTGTTTCACCGAGCTGACGCTGCGCACGCTGGAAAGCCGTACGCCGCTGGTGCGCTGCCATCGGCAGTATCTGGTCAATCTGGAGCAGGTGCGCGAGATCCGCTTCGAAGAGGGAGGCGCGGCGGAGATGATCATGTCGGCAGGCGATCCGGTGCCGGTCAGCCGGCGCTATTTGAAAGCGCTGAAGGAGCAGTTGGGGCTGCGGGGGTGA
- a CDS encoding sensor histidine kinase, with the protein MYEFNQVLLLLQQMCVYLVIAYLLSKTPLFIPLMQVTIRLPHKLLCYVIFSVFCIMGTYFGLHIQDSIANTRAIGAVLGGLLGGPSVGFLVGLTGGLHRYTLGGMTDVACAISTVSEGLVGGIVHSIAMRRGRIELLFNPLFVGGVALVAEVLQMAIILAVARPYDEALQLVEHIALPMMIANTVGAAMFMQILLDRRAMFEKYTSAFSSKALKIAERTEGILRQGFDQENSMKVARVIYQELGIGAVAITDRDKLLAFIGIGDDHHLPGTPIASVHSHRAIDNNEVVYADGNQLSYCCSINPACKLGSTLVIPLRGENQRVIGTIKLYEPKSQLFSTINRTLGEGIASLLSAQIMAGQYERHKQLLAQSEIKLLHAQVNPHFLFNALNTLVAVIRRDGERACDLVQSLSTFFRKNLKRSDDEVSLADEIEHVNAYLQIEKARFADRLEIAVSLPEALLAVRLPAFSLQPIVENAIKHGTSHLLGVGRIEIGACCEGEHLLLQVTDNAGLFQPKPNCSGLGMNLVDKRIRVRYGEGYGVQVDCQPDAYTRITLNVPMERAA; encoded by the coding sequence ATGTATGAATTTAACCAGGTGCTGTTGCTGTTGCAGCAGATGTGCGTCTATCTCGTTATCGCCTATCTGCTGAGCAAAACCCCGCTGTTCATCCCGCTGATGCAGGTGACCATCCGCCTGCCGCACAAGCTGCTGTGCTACGTGATCTTCTCGGTGTTCTGCATCATGGGCACCTATTTCGGGCTGCACATTCAGGATTCGATCGCCAACACCCGCGCGATAGGCGCGGTCCTGGGCGGTCTGCTGGGCGGGCCGTCGGTGGGCTTTCTGGTCGGGCTGACCGGCGGCCTGCACCGCTATACGCTCGGCGGCATGACCGACGTGGCCTGCGCGATTTCCACGGTGTCGGAAGGCCTGGTCGGCGGCATCGTACACAGCATCGCCATGCGCCGCGGGCGCATCGAGCTGCTGTTCAATCCGCTGTTTGTCGGCGGCGTGGCGCTGGTGGCGGAAGTGCTGCAGATGGCGATCATCCTGGCGGTGGCGCGCCCCTACGACGAAGCGTTGCAGCTGGTGGAGCACATCGCGCTGCCGATGATGATCGCCAATACCGTCGGTGCGGCGATGTTCATGCAAATCCTGCTGGATCGGCGCGCGATGTTCGAAAAATACACCAGCGCCTTCTCTTCCAAGGCGCTGAAGATCGCCGAGCGCACCGAGGGCATCCTGCGGCAGGGCTTCGATCAGGAGAACAGCATGAAGGTCGCCCGGGTGATCTATCAGGAGCTGGGCATCGGCGCGGTGGCGATCACCGATCGCGACAAGCTGCTGGCGTTTATCGGCATCGGCGACGACCACCACCTGCCGGGCACGCCGATCGCCTCGGTGCATTCGCATCGCGCCATCGACAACAACGAGGTGGTGTACGCCGACGGCAATCAGCTCTCTTACTGCTGCTCGATCAATCCGGCCTGCAAGCTGGGATCGACGCTGGTGATCCCGCTGCGCGGCGAAAATCAGCGGGTGATCGGCACCATCAAGCTGTATGAGCCGAAAAGCCAGCTGTTCAGCACCATCAACCGTACGCTGGGCGAAGGCATCGCCAGCCTGCTGTCGGCGCAGATCATGGCCGGACAGTACGAGCGCCACAAGCAGCTGCTGGCGCAGTCGGAGATCAAGCTGCTGCATGCGCAGGTCAATCCGCATTTCCTGTTCAATGCCTTGAATACTCTGGTGGCGGTGATCCGCCGCGATGGCGAACGCGCCTGCGATCTGGTGCAGTCTCTCTCGACCTTCTTTCGTAAAAACCTCAAACGCTCGGATGACGAAGTCAGCCTGGCGGACGAGATTGAACACGTGAACGCCTACCTGCAGATCGAGAAAGCGCGCTTCGCCGATCGGCTGGAGATCGCGGTATCGCTGCCGGAGGCGCTGTTGGCGGTGCGGCTGCCGGCGTTCTCGCTGCAGCCGATCGTCGAGAACGCCATCAAGCATGGCACCTCGCATCTGCTGGGCGTGGGCCGCATCGAAATCGGCGCCTGCTGCGAAGGGGAGCATCTGCTGCTGCAGGTGACGGACAACGCCGGGCTGTTCCAGCCGAAGCCGAACTGCAGCGGGCTGGGGATGAACCTGGTGGATAAACGCATTCGCGTGCGCTACGGCGAAGGCTATGGCGTGCAGGTGGATTGCCAGCCGGACGCCTACACCCGCATTACGCTCAATGTTCCCATGGAGAGGGCCGCCTGA
- the ppiA gene encoding peptidylprolyl isomerase A, whose product MFKRTLVTFVALCSLTAMAPAALAAGETHVMLTTSAGNIELALDSQKAPVSTQNFVDYVNSGYYNNTIFHRVIPGFMIQGGGFTADMQQKSTKAPIKNEADNGLRNLRGTISMARTADKDSATSQFFLNVADNAFLDHGQRDFGYAVFGKVVKGMDVVDKIAQVPTGNVGPYQNVPTKPVVILSAKVLP is encoded by the coding sequence ATGTTCAAACGTACTTTAGTGACCTTCGTCGCGCTGTGTTCCCTCACAGCGATGGCGCCAGCCGCACTCGCCGCCGGTGAGACCCACGTCATGCTGACGACCTCGGCGGGGAATATCGAGTTGGCGCTCGATAGCCAGAAGGCACCGGTTTCCACCCAGAACTTCGTCGATTACGTGAACAGCGGGTACTACAACAACACCATTTTCCATCGCGTGATCCCGGGCTTTATGATCCAGGGCGGCGGTTTCACCGCTGACATGCAGCAAAAATCCACCAAGGCGCCGATCAAGAACGAAGCCGACAACGGCTTGCGCAACCTGCGCGGCACCATCTCGATGGCGCGCACCGCCGACAAGGACAGCGCCACCAGCCAGTTCTTCCTGAACGTGGCGGATAACGCCTTCCTGGATCATGGCCAGCGTGACTTCGGCTACGCGGTGTTCGGCAAAGTGGTGAAAGGCATGGACGTGGTGGACAAAATTGCCCAGGTGCCAACCGGCAACGTCGGCCCTTACCAGAATGTGCCGACCAAACCGGTGGTGATTCTGTCGGCCAAGGTGCTGCCGTAA
- a CDS encoding PTS lactose/cellobiose transporter subunit IIA, with amino-acid sequence MTEVSPEFESTIMELLVFSGSARSNALMALRQARAGDFAAAARHMAESKEWVKKAHLIQTELIGLDEGCGKLAINLITVHAQDHLMNAMVIQDLADDMIELYRRQSQTEGRP; translated from the coding sequence ATGACTGAAGTCAGCCCCGAGTTTGAAAGCACCATCATGGAACTGCTGGTGTTCTCCGGCAGCGCGCGCAGCAATGCGCTGATGGCGCTGCGGCAAGCGCGCGCCGGCGATTTCGCCGCCGCGGCCAGGCACATGGCCGAGTCCAAAGAGTGGGTGAAGAAAGCACACCTGATCCAGACCGAGCTGATCGGCCTGGACGAAGGCTGCGGCAAACTGGCGATCAACCTGATCACCGTGCATGCGCAGGATCATCTGATGAACGCCATGGTGATCCAGGATCTGGCCGACGACATGATCGAGCTCTATCGCCGTCAGTCGCAGACGGAGGGCCGCCCATGA
- a CDS encoding 6-phospho-beta-glucosidase, producing MSALKIAVIGGGSSYTPELVDGLIQRIEELPVTELALVDVEPGRQKVETIAALTRRMLARHGLEQVKVSVHFALDDAIRGAAFVLTQFRVGQLPARAADERLGLKYQLLGQETTGVGGFAKALRTIPVMLDIARRVEKLAPDAWIINFTNPAGIVTEAVSRFTKAKIIGLCNVPISMHHMIANMLQAPYADVQLRFAGLNHMVWVHQVTQQGRDVTAKVIDMLCDGAALTMNNIKEEPWQPDFLRAIGAIPCPYHRYFYQTREMLAEEMAAAGERGTRAEQVMQVEKELFELYADPQLNTKPEQLSFRGGSFYSEVALELIRAIHNNLGTQLVVNTANRGAIHGLPGDAVIEINCIVDAQGAHPLTFGPLPEPMQALTQQVKAYERLTIEAAVHGDRRSGLLALIANPLVGNANLAQPLLEEVLTINAPYLPQFR from the coding sequence ATGAGCGCACTCAAAATCGCCGTGATCGGCGGCGGCAGCAGCTACACTCCCGAGCTGGTCGATGGGCTGATCCAGCGCATTGAGGAGCTGCCGGTCACCGAACTGGCGCTGGTGGACGTCGAACCGGGCCGGCAAAAAGTGGAAACCATCGCCGCCCTGACCCGCCGCATGCTGGCGCGCCACGGGCTGGAGCAGGTGAAGGTCAGCGTGCACTTTGCGCTGGACGACGCCATTCGCGGCGCCGCCTTCGTGCTGACCCAGTTCCGCGTCGGGCAACTGCCGGCGCGCGCCGCCGACGAACGGCTGGGCCTGAAATACCAGCTGCTCGGCCAGGAGACCACCGGCGTCGGCGGCTTCGCCAAGGCGCTGCGCACCATCCCGGTGATGCTGGACATCGCTCGCCGGGTGGAAAAACTGGCGCCGGACGCCTGGATCATCAACTTCACCAACCCGGCCGGCATCGTCACCGAGGCGGTGTCCCGCTTTACCAAAGCGAAGATCATCGGCCTGTGCAACGTGCCGATCAGCATGCATCACATGATCGCCAACATGCTGCAGGCGCCTTACGCCGACGTGCAGCTGCGCTTCGCCGGCCTGAACCACATGGTCTGGGTGCATCAGGTCACGCAGCAGGGGCGCGACGTCACCGCCAAGGTGATCGACATGCTGTGCGACGGCGCGGCGCTGACCATGAACAACATCAAGGAAGAGCCCTGGCAGCCGGACTTCCTGCGCGCGATCGGCGCCATCCCCTGCCCCTACCACCGCTATTTTTACCAGACCCGCGAGATGCTGGCGGAAGAGATGGCCGCCGCCGGCGAGCGCGGCACCCGCGCCGAGCAGGTGATGCAGGTGGAGAAAGAGCTGTTCGAGCTGTATGCCGATCCGCAGCTGAACACGAAACCGGAGCAGCTCAGCTTCCGCGGCGGTTCTTTCTATTCCGAAGTTGCGCTGGAGCTGATTCGTGCTATCCATAATAATCTCGGCACGCAATTAGTGGTCAACACCGCAAACCGCGGCGCTATCCATGGCCTGCCGGGCGATGCTGTGATAGAAATCAACTGTATCGTTGATGCTCAGGGCGCGCACCCGCTGACCTTCGGCCCGCTGCCAGAGCCGATGCAGGCCCTAACGCAGCAGGTGAAAGCCTACGAACGTCTGACCATCGAGGCGGCGGTGCACGGCGATCGCCGCAGCGGGTTGCTGGCGCTGATCGCCAACCCGTTGGTGGGCAACGCCAACCTGGCGCAGCCGCTGCTGGAAGAAGTGTTGACGATAAACGCGCCGTATTTACCGCAGTTCAGGTAA
- a CDS encoding LacI family DNA-binding transcriptional regulator, with amino-acid sequence MVTLEDVAALAGVSRATVSRVVNGDSNVKAPTREKVERAVAQLGYTPNPAARALASSHSNTLGLVTTSYRGGFFGALMDFVQTEAESHGKQLLVTQGRNSAENEWQAVQRLFSLRCDGVILHVRFLSDDRLRQLAAEQRDFVLLDRLVPGLEDRCVTFDHPLASRMATQQLLDAGHRRIACISGPRERPSSRLRLQGFEEAMQAANIDPVACLEGVYDLESGYRCADRLLRQAARPSAIYCCNEEMAIGALLAINEHRLRVPQDISLICYDSGERAPFVRPALSSVHFPISEMAQYAARRLIDPATPAHRFEPTIVNRDSVVTVRK; translated from the coding sequence ATGGTGACACTGGAAGATGTCGCGGCGCTGGCGGGCGTTTCGCGCGCCACCGTATCGCGCGTGGTGAACGGCGACAGCAACGTCAAGGCGCCGACCCGCGAGAAGGTTGAACGCGCCGTTGCCCAGCTCGGTTACACCCCCAACCCGGCGGCCCGCGCGCTCGCCTCCAGCCACAGCAATACCCTTGGGCTGGTCACCACCTCGTACCGCGGCGGCTTTTTCGGCGCGCTGATGGACTTCGTGCAGACCGAGGCCGAATCCCACGGCAAACAGCTGCTGGTGACCCAGGGCCGCAACAGCGCCGAAAACGAATGGCAGGCGGTGCAGCGGCTATTTAGCCTGCGCTGCGACGGCGTGATCCTGCACGTGCGTTTTCTCAGCGACGATCGGCTGCGCCAATTGGCGGCGGAGCAACGTGATTTCGTGTTGCTCGATCGTCTGGTGCCGGGGCTGGAAGACCGCTGCGTCACCTTCGATCACCCGCTCGCCAGCCGCATGGCGACGCAGCAGCTGCTCGATGCCGGGCACCGGCGCATCGCCTGCATCAGCGGCCCGCGTGAACGCCCGTCGAGCCGCCTGCGGCTGCAGGGATTTGAAGAGGCGATGCAGGCGGCGAATATCGATCCGGTGGCCTGCCTGGAGGGCGTCTACGATCTGGAAAGCGGTTACCGCTGCGCCGATCGGCTACTGCGGCAAGCCGCGCGGCCCAGCGCCATCTACTGCTGCAACGAAGAGATGGCGATCGGCGCGCTGCTGGCGATCAACGAACACCGCCTGCGGGTGCCGCAGGATATCTCCTTGATCTGCTACGACAGCGGCGAACGCGCGCCTTTCGTGCGCCCGGCGTTGAGCAGCGTACATTTTCCCATCAGCGAGATGGCCCAATACGCGGCGCGCAGGTTGATCGACCCCGCCACCCCGGCGCACCGGTTTGAGCCGACGATCGTCAACCGTGATTCCGTTGTGACGGTACGCAAATAG